The genomic stretch TCTGAAAAACTAAGCATTTCTTTACTGCGGTAAACTTTCTTTTCTATATCAAGCTGTTTTCTGTAAGCCGGAAAAAGCGGATTGTGTCCCAAAATATATTTTATGTCAGTCAATAATAATTCCTGATGCTGCTGTTCATGATTGAGACCGAGTTCCAATAGCGGTTCTATCTCTTTTGTCAACAGACCGTTCTCAAGAAAGTTTTTCATTTTTTCGTCAACATATTCTCGGTATTTATAGACATCAGCAACAGACGGACGGCTCAGATTCCCTCGATCTGTACGTATTACTCTGGCTCCTACCGTCTCATAATAGCTGTTGAAAACAAAATTATATTGAGAATCGAAGACCTTGTAATCAGGAAAATTTGGTTGTAAAATAAAAGTTTCAAAAAACCATGTTGTATGGCCGAGATGCCATTTGGGTGGACTTACATCAACGATTGGTTGCACCACATAATCCTCAATTTCCAGAGGTTCGCAGATTTTAACTGAATGATTTCTAATATCAGAATAACGTTTCAAAAAATTGTTAACGCCAATTTCTTCTGTAAGTATAGTTGAATTTGGTTTCATATGAATTATTTAGATTAAACAACTTGCCAGATAGAGTCTACAAACCAGTTTTTGGAATCGGTAATTTCTGCAAGAACATGAAATTCTGAGCTTTCTGCCAGTTTATTGATATCAGCTTTAGAAAATTTTTGGGATATTTCCATATCGATCAACTCATCTTTTTCAAAGCTAAATATATGGTTATCTATGTGAACATCTTGTTTTTCAAGACTTACGAGATAACTTTTGCATGCTCCTGAAGCAGGGTCGTACGTTTGATAATGCTGAAATTGAGTAACATCAAAATCTGCTTCCAATTCACGATTGATTCTCAGAAGAAGATTTAGATTAAATGATGCGGTAATGCCTTCGGTATCATTATAGGCATTGAGTATAGTATGTGGATTTTTCTTTAAATCGAACCCGATCAGCAAAAGATCACCTAAGTTTAGCTTTTGGTTGAGCTCACGGCAAAAATTATAAGATTCTTCTAAATCCATATTACCGATGTTTCCCCCTAAAAAAAGAACTACTTTTCGTCTTTTTGAAATAGAAGTTGCCTTATCGAGCATATTAAAATAATCGCCTTCTAAAGTAACGATATCCATTGTCGGCAGTTCTTTACTGAATTTTTCATTGAGCACTGAAAGAATATTTCCTGAAATATCAATTGGCATATAAGTAAAATCAATATTTTTCTGTACCAGAAACTTCAGCAGATAAGATGATTTCATTGCATCACCAGCGCCCAACTCAATCAAATCGAAAGGTTCATCGTTACCTAAAATAATATCGGCTAATTCTTGGGTTTTATTTTTAAATATATCAAGTTCACAGTTGGTTAAATAATAGTCGGGCATCTTCATGATCTGTTGAAAAATCTGATCACCTGCTTTATCATAAAAATATTTTGAAAACATTTTTTTGGGATTGCTGCTTAGTCCTTCCAATACATCAGATCGAAAAGTATCGATATTACTCTTTCCAATCTGCAGATCTGTATCAAACTGTGAATTCATATATACTATTTTTGATTTGCTTTTAAAACTACAACTATCTTGCCGACAATGTTGAAACATAATACTAAGTTAAAGAAACTTTTTAGTTACCTGTCACTCTTATTGGATGTTATCCAATTGAATGGCAATTATATTTACATCTAAGATTGCATAAAAGTAAACAAATATGTCTTGTAAGATATATTTCTTAGTCATGAAAGATATTAGACAAATTATACAGAATGGAAATCTATTAATAATAGGCTTTAAAAATAGCTTAGAACAATGCAGCATTACAATGCATTTAAAGGTATAATATAATATGAAAGAGTGTGTTTTAGTGTAAATAAAATTGAGATTTATATATTAATTGAATTGCTAAAATCATCAGAATGAATCCAAAAATTACTTAATCTGAAACAAAAAAATCCCTTAAAACGTTGTTTTAAGGGATTTGAATAAATCTTAAAGATTTTTTGCGATCCGGACGGGACTCGAACCCGCGACCTCCGCCGTGACAGGGCGGCATTCTAACCAGCTGAACTACCGGATCAATTTTATTAAAGTTAAAATTGTAAAACTTATGCGATCCGGACGGGACTCGAACCCGCGACCTCCGCCGTGACAGGGCGGCATTCTAACCAGCTGAACTACCGGATCTTTTCACAATGCCTGAAGAATTACC from Chryseobacterium indoltheticum encodes the following:
- a CDS encoding L-histidine N(alpha)-methyltransferase, with protein sequence MNSQFDTDLQIGKSNIDTFRSDVLEGLSSNPKKMFSKYFYDKAGDQIFQQIMKMPDYYLTNCELDIFKNKTQELADIILGNDEPFDLIELGAGDAMKSSYLLKFLVQKNIDFTYMPIDISGNILSVLNEKFSKELPTMDIVTLEGDYFNMLDKATSISKRRKVVLFLGGNIGNMDLEESYNFCRELNQKLNLGDLLLIGFDLKKNPHTILNAYNDTEGITASFNLNLLLRINRELEADFDVTQFQHYQTYDPASGACKSYLVSLEKQDVHIDNHIFSFEKDELIDMEISQKFSKADINKLAESSEFHVLAEITDSKNWFVDSIWQVV